Genomic segment of Ischnura elegans chromosome 12, ioIscEleg1.1, whole genome shotgun sequence:
CTCCGCTAACTTCAGAAATTGTGCCTGCATGGTAAGAATGAAACTCAAATCATTGGATCACCTATACCTCACATTTTATAATAACACTTCACTCTCAATGACTGTGACACCTTATCCTTTGATCTCAATGATCATCAGAGGGCTACACACGGCAGAGTCTGCTGTTTCTCATACTTGAACAATAATGAAACTGGACAATTACATGTTTCAATTTAAGATTCTAAAAAAGGAGCAGCTGGTTGAATGCatacatataaatttataaacaattaaTCAGGATGTTACAGCTAATGATAAATCTAAAACCAGCATATTTCCAATCAATGATTAGCTCACAGAAGTTTGAAGTCCATAGGTACTTCCAATGTTGGAGAAAAAAGGCATAATAATTGCCATATTGTATctgataaaatatgcaaataaatatgCATCAAAAGGACAGAAACAAGTACACAATCAacttaaatatttcataactttaaaggAAAGGAAGAGTTTAACTTAGTTTAACAATTATCATGCTAACAAAGATGATACCCACAAAAGTTACTCTTACTGTAATAGCAGAAAACAGTCACAAAATTAAAAGGAACATAATTAATGCCACAATAACAACATACATATCAAATAATGCACTCAGAACATGAAGCTTAAACTAATCAGAAGTTATAAGCTCCTGGAATGaagcacttgaaaaaaaaaattaaaaatatgtgtaGTCATTTTGTGCTGAAGAGTAATTCCAAGTGCAaccatcataaaaattaattagatgCAGGAATAGAGAACCAGCGATTTAACAAGTGCAAAGCAAGAAACTAAATAAGCAACAGTACGAAAGCCAACTTAAAACTCGGCAATCAACTCCTAAGTAAAGATTCAAACAGAGGTAGGAAGACAGTTCaccaataatattacaaaaaataatttataatgtttcCATCAACAAGGAATTGAGCAACTAAAATGAGATGAAAGTAAAAATAGCCAATCAAATCAAAAGATGCTACCGGATACAGTAAATGAGACCTAAAAGTGAAACTTATATACCATTACATCAAATCAAAGTACATAGATGATTACATCAGATCAACCTCgatgattaaaatacaatttgTGTATGGATGTACATATATATGAATGACATATTTTAAAACATGTACCTATACATAGAAACTAAGGcaaatcatattaaaaatgatgcattccttaaaattttaagtgatacAGAAGTAACATCACAACAATCCCTCATAAAGCATGAGGATAAAGTTATCTTAAAAATTCCATGCCTCGTTACACAGTAGTTGATAATGCCATCCTTCTGGCATACATGaaaatacatagcaagcaaaaagTTAAATTTACTCATTACTCAAAAACAAAGACTAGCCTATACTGGGTGCGTACAAGTACTGTATTAAGGTGTAAAAATTCCACGAAGGATAATCATCTGCCATGGTTGGAATTTGAACCACGGTTACTGGCATTTTGAGCCAGGTCACAAAAAACTAAAGCCCACAGGGGATGGAGATGCCAAGGCAGATAGGTGATACAGCTCATTAGCTAATTCAGGGatcacagttttttttaacaaatgaagtgtttttgattatgaaaagtgttaaaattagtttaaaacccattacttagcacagtatttttttttaaattttccccttggatttggaccccccctgaacaaaattcctggcaacGCCCCTGTCTCGTATCTACCCCCAGCTTGCTCAGTTTGGATCCCCAGTTGATCCTCTGATCGTGATCCCATATTGAGGATGGCTCCGTTTGCATCATAGAAAGCTGACACATTGCACTGAATGGGGTACTAGAATTTCCAGAAATGCACTCACATTCACAGCCAGGAGCAGTTCCTGAGCATCATTCGCAGGGAGAGCAGCACTATTACATAACAAActtatttgtggaaaatatagCATAATGATAAAGTGACTAGTGGTAGCTCCCAGCAtaaggggcacagctaggaattaaggctggggggggggatttcggtgcaactaataccggggtgtgtgggggtatggaatacccaccaggataagcggtatgtgtgagattagtaaattgcaaacttttaagataaatggttcaaaatggtgagtttgacggcttcctgagggatattttattaatccttacactattctataagtaatatcaatccaattaagtaaaatggatcaaatttaaaaatttctctgagctctggggggggggaggggtttatcctccaaaaccccccttgcAGCGCCAATTCCCAGCATGGAGAATACAATTATACAGGGAGAAGAAAAATTACGTCACagaattttaaccctgaataaaTGATGCAAGTAGGGACCAAAATTGCTAACACTGTTTGGATTTGGATAAAAGCACCacttttaaactacagaaactttgagccaagcactctgATTGACCGCAAGTTTGCCCTTTTACTGGATACTCTGtacaacaggggcgcagctaagaattaaggctgggggggttttaagcacaactaatacttaggggtgtgagggtattgcatacccgacAGGGTCagcgggatttgcgggggccctcctccagaaaaatttgaagattaatggttcaaaatggcgagttttatgttttatggctttctgagggatatcagattaatcctaacactattctataagtgttcctaagtaatcctaatccaataaaataaaatggattaaacttgaatatttctctgagctctggggaggggggggtttatcccccaaattcccccccctcgctgcgccactgctgtaCAAAGGCAAGCGCAAATGAAGGCAAAGCATTCGAGGCAATGAGTTGCCCACAGCATTAGGCAAAGGGCAAACTCGCAGCTAATCAGAGTGCTTTGCTTTGTAGCTTAAAAACTATACGTTTTTGACTTaaacatcatttgtaattttggttcctaatggTATCAgatatccaggattaaaatttggTGACATAATGTATCTCCATCCTGTATATTTAGGAAGCAGCTGACCCTTCCAAAACAATTTCCTCTGATTTGTGCTCCCCCTCCCACTAAAAACTTCCAAATACCAATCACAATCAAGGGATTTAGGTGATGGCATTTAAATAAGCAAAATTGGAATTCACCCCATTGAAGCATGGAAAATAAATGCGGAAATAtacgaaatcaatttaaaatcacttaaaataataaaaagcaccaCTAAAATAAGTACCTAATTACAAACAATACGATAAAAGAGAGGGGTCAGCATCTAAAACTATTAAGCcttacatgaaaaaatatcacattaatgTATGTAATTGTTATTAGATAACCATTAATAACTgagccaaaaaataaataaaaccatgcCAGAAGAATCATACGATAAAAACGGAAAGAGAATACCATAAAAATAGCActggaaaaatataacaaaaaatattcccaCTCACCGCTTCCTCCACAGCAGACCGAGAAAGGCAGCATTCTGTCAATCTGGGCTCGGCATTGAACACATTTCTTCATGAGGGCAGCACAAGCCTCGCAAGCACACATATGCCCACATGGCATGAACATTACCGATGCTTTCTTATCAGAGCAAACCACACATTCTTCAATCTGCAATTATAAATAGGTCATATTAGCCCAGAGGGGGGAAGAGGGAATAGCTCTctcaaaaattcaagaaaaaaatgcttcctTTCTGTTAACAGTAGGACCTTGAAAcgtttattttaatacataaatctaattaacacaaattacagACGCAATTATCATGGGCATTTACAAAGAAAAATCTGGAGCAACAACATGTACCATTACTTCATAAATGTAAAGGTACTAcataaatgtaaaatgtaaatatataggTCACATTGAAaagtttcattgatttaaaaataaaaactgtgtcaTCAATCCTTTCGAGTGATGTATACTTTGCTGTGCCATAATTTACAATCTTCTGCTTCCAATTATGAAGTATTTTGAAAGCACTTAGAAGATCTAGTTAGCTCCAAACAGAATATATCCTAAGTTGGCTCAATGTGGATTGTTTTATATATGCACATGACTCACTAAAACATTTGCTTTTTTGATCAAtggaattaaattcattaatggaataagattgtttttattaatatttttatccatggaaaattaaattcatcaatgGAATAAGATTAGGTAGgtacttttattaatattaaaattttattggaaagtctgtaccttcttactattaataataaattattaactgACTGACACACTGAGAGGCAAAAAAGTATATCAAAATATCCTACTGCGACTGAAATGTCTAGCAAAATTGTAAGTGTCCCTTCATTGtgttctgatttttttcatctattatttttagtttaattttattatatactGTTGATgcatataaaatcataaaatttattggtTTAGATTTgaagaagttacaaaaaaaacatcACATAAACTTACCTTAGAACGCCCGCTCACATTTTCACGGCAAACAAGGCACTTTTTGACTCTGTGCGCACAGGCATTGCAGCACGCAACATGGCTACATGGCCTGAAGATGGTATCGCGCTTTGCATCAGAGCAGACAAGGCACTCATCGGGAGCAACAGCTGACAGAAGCAgcggaggtgggggtgggggaggtggcTGCTGTTGCGGAGGTGGTGGAGCCTGCCGATTGTTattattgttgctgttgttgttgttattattattgttgttgttgttggtatTGGGCGCACGGGCAACCTCTAGCCCAGGCTGTTGGGTCAGGTTGATGTGACGGGGCGCGGCCATGTTGCTGGCCAGATTCGAATGCAGGGACTGTTGGTGGTGGTGAGAAATGTTGTCAGAGCCCCCCTCGGCACCGCCGGAGGCTTCATCACCTGAGCCTCTCTCCACGGAACCACCAATGCTTCCACCCCCAATGGCGCCAAGCCCTGCACCAGACCCAACTGATCCAGGACGTGAGTTGGATTCTTGGCCATCACTGCACAGAAAGAGACATCAAGAAAGGAACTGAAAACCCTGATGAAAAGGCACATTTCCTCCCAAAAGGAACACAATATACactaaacaataaatagttatggtactttttctcacaatttattcaagacgaccggtttcgtcgcagaggcgacatcatcaggtacagaaatcgttatttttacagttactttgttgttgtttatctggttactattgcgcgttggtaggggagggttgcgttggggttggatcGTTAcatactcagcttcaggggattTTTCCAAGAAGGGGgaatagttgaaaaaaatattttcatttgctaaaattccactcttgatgtgcttcctaatctccaactcctccaagcagtacATCCCTGcgtctcaaggtggagaatttccggaacaaaatcgctcctgtggtcactcttcCATAGGTGTttcgcaaccctcccctaccaacgcgcaatagcaaccagataaacaacaacaaaataactgtaaaaataacaatttctgtacctaatgatgtcgcctctgcaacgaaaccggtcgtcttgaataaatcgtgtgaagaAGTACCATAACTATATAtagtttacaatggattttctcaaagtaaagcctgaaacaatcgagtttaacaATATATACTGATGAAACTATATATCCGAACCAGTGGCGTAAGTAAGGAGGATAGATCCCCAGTGATGTAGCCAGGGGGAGGCccagggggtccagacccccccaaaattataaatgcttcaaaaaatataacaaagtacatattgaaaaataatgaatgtacaaaagatttatttgaaaaataaacttttttctagtgaatagtgttaaaattactttaaaccctctacttagtaccctgcctttcaaaaatttctcccccccccccaccagttTTGGATCCCccttgaacaaaattcctggctattccacaatagatcccccccccccaaaagcctctgagaaattaaataaaaataatagtatactaatgttttccctgtTGTGATGACTTCCGGtggaattacgagtgaaacccaaaatttaagtgccaaaacattgtaaaatgtatttccaggcatgtcatttttcaaaacttttctctgGTCCCCCATTGCCTGGCCTCCCCTTTGCTCCCCCAACATTTCCTAGTAATGCCACTGATcccaatattttcataattatagaaTAGTTTTTCTTTCACCTACCTACCTTTCAGACTAATGTCTCGAAAAGCAGTAAAGCCATGACAATTTATagcatgaaatgtaaaaaacttaagCGATTTAAATGCAGGAAGAAATGTAACATTGTGGAGGTAAGCACTCACTTACGTTGGGTTATAAAAGAGATTTAGGAAACACTATGAGTAAGTCATTTTGACATTATGTCTTAtgcctttctttatattacaCTCCATGGTACTGATATTATTATGTTGCTGATTAAAAGATGCAAGCAAACACCCATATTGAGACAGCTACATCACCATTACTTGTGCCACAGTGCCTGTTGTAGATATTAAGGCAATCtcccccttaaattattgaagtaGTTAAGGCATACTCCACAACGATAGCAAACTAAATGCAGCAAATGGTTGAACACCCGAAAAATAGCCACTTTTTTCACAACagccaagaaaaaaataaaactctataGTTTAGAAATAAAACACTTACTAAAACAAACCAGAATCAAACAAGCACATAGTTATGACATAGCTCCTTTTCTGGGTCCTTGTTTTTCGTGATGAAACGCAAGACCCAGTTTTGGAGCTGAATGTAGGCCTTAATGAATTATCCGGAAATTAATGAATTGTGATTCCTcaggatcagtggcgtaactaggaatatgctttggaagGGGATGGGGGATTAAGAGGGATGACACCCTCCCACTCGACAAGAGTACACGTTTGCAGTCTTCTCTGACAAAGAAGAAAGATAAAGtaaatgtaattgaaatgtaataaaaaaatttgacaatGACACCAGCTCTGCAAAATATTGCCTGCCTTGTTCCGTCTGGCTCGccccaggaaaaattttgaaagataccatgcctggaaatacgttttacatcattttggcacttaaagttACCATGTCAAAACCAGACAATagtttcacataattttttttctctgaggcattGGGAATATAGTTATGATGGAGCTACTTTTCGTGTCCTTGTTTGTCACTGAAATACTTATGACGAAATGCGAGACAAATTTTTTGAGCTGAATGTTGGTAGGCCTGTCACAAATTATATTGGGAAATTAATGCAACTTTTTCACGAGCTCTCGATCCCGTTTATCCCCCTCATAGTTCTGCCAGTGCTAAGGATAGCTAACCAAAACCTTAACTCTTGTAACTTACAGATTCTCTCTATCACTTCAGTAGATATGATGTATATCCACATAGTACTTACACAGCCTTCTCCTGGTGGCATTTTGCCAAAGCTTTGCAGAGATTAGGGTCAGGGCAAAGGTCAAGAGGTGTTTGACCTTTCTTGTTGTGGGCAGATAGGTCAGCCCCATTTGCGGCAAGGAAGCAAGCAATAGAAGCAGATGACTTCTTATCGGACCCTTGGCATCCTAGGCCCATTAGGAGCTGACAAAAGAAAGTTgtatcattacaattttttcatttatcaattgcctttaagaaaaaaacaatgaggatctgccaaaaaatatgttttatataaCAGATGATATGACAGGATACTGTACTTTAAAGTCAATTGGTGGATGCATTGAATTAATGGAAGTTCTATACATAATTGGAATCATTAAATGGTAGTTCATAATTTTCCACACTTGCTTCATTTTAACTAAATGAGTTTCAACATTTATTATGTCGCCATTAAGATACTACTACTCAGAAACTCATATTGCAGTCCTTACATTATTGAAATAGACGTATGTAGtcaatggggaaaaaattaagggatgAAAAGCTAACATGGTATAACTAATTtctacacatttttattttataaaatatatttttgcattaatattaaaaatgaatacctTTCCAACATCTTGAACATCTTGCAGTTGGCGCAGCTGAGACAATGTATGATGACGCAAAGCTTCATGCAATGGAGTGTCTCCATCTTTGTCAGGTATATTCAAGTTGGCTCCTTCACGGACCAAAAGCTACAAATttgggtggaaaataaaaattcacatttaaaagattaaaaaatagcAACAACTTAGCATTAACATTGAAGTGGTCAAGGTCAGTTTCTTAACATGAACAGTTCAAAAAGATAACTACCACTTCTAGCAATCTCAATCAAATGGATAAGTAAATCTTTTACTGTAAACCTATTTCTGTCATTTTTATTAAAGGagaaacttattattatttccgagcaaaaaatgcaaaaataaatggatacaacattactaaaaatattacacattttgaaagctattttttaCATTCTAACTGGCAAATACATATGCACATAACTGCAACAATGCGAACGTAGACACAATAAAATAACCAGAGAAATTCATATATCCTGGAAAAAGGGTAACACTAGTACATAGCTAGTTGTAAGTGGGACAACAGGGTACCCCTATGATCAATTGAGTGTCATTACCATAAAAACACAaacaatagatattttttatagaCCTTTCCATTTATATTTACCCAAATTTATTCTTAAATGTTTTGTCAGACATTTGtattaaatattacaat
This window contains:
- the LOC124169034 gene encoding E3 ubiquitin-protein ligase mind-bomb-like, with translation MQCCPIHSPAQFDLSAMRILLQKLPRPWIVDEKKDDGYTALHLAALNNHVEVAELLVHAGRANMDLQNINLQTALHLAVERQHTQIVRLLVREGANLNIPDKDGDTPLHEALRHHTLSQLRQLQDVQDVGKLLMGLGCQGSDKKSSASIACFLAANGADLSAHNKKGQTPLDLCPDPNLCKALAKCHQEKAVDGQESNSRPGSVGSGAGLGAIGGGSIGGSVERGSGDEASGGAEGGSDNISHHHQQSLHSNLASNMAAPRHINLTQQPGLEVARAPNTNNNNNNNNNNNSNNNNNRQAPPPPQQQPPPPPPPPLLLSAVAPDECLVCSDAKRDTIFRPCSHVACCNACAHRVKKCLVCRENVSGRSKIEECVVCSDKKASVMFMPCGHMCACEACAALMKKCVQCRAQIDRMLPFSVCCGGSGTISEVSGESEEELACSISAPVSEAKSNLGACQQPQLMNNGSRDTFNSDIQKLQQQLQDIKEQTMCPVCLDRLKNMIFLCGHGTCQMCGDRMSECPICRKSVEKRILLY